One genomic region from Athalia rosae chromosome 3, iyAthRosa1.1, whole genome shotgun sequence encodes:
- the LOC105690283 gene encoding homeobox protein prospero isoform X1, which yields MMSSEEETDCFALYGATTDSKQQQQLLKKQKRTRQRVDAGEPRNSYSSIPNFSSRPSFLSGGLYGAIFSSGPQHIPSGGAQGAHLPAVTGPTSQHSAQHAAAFGFFGTPGFGPAKMLNELLGRQVKQASDAGNSPPEGSHVMTGAGMDSASSLQPGAVNCDDPATAAEITQHMLRDILQGRKLAALSIQPEQPTNNNSIHSNNNNNNNNNNTSADMLKSQQHQQQQQQNNSQQQTTNGNSDLSARRSSGAPLGTVQSGGEDSADGNMLTSNHNERDVVMPADAEDSAEDAASAARAMEEAFAEAGMEPGANLDGSDCEQSLPPSPSAPRSVSVSVKEELQESSVVVTGGSAGVVQVPSVKRSPSHSPCPVVPKTEANSPSTEIKRARVENIVSTMRCSPALQPTPVNGCKKRKLYHPQQQQVHHVLQHGVVDVMMDEDEDSDEDEDPAMIRQKRVEKDALKSQLRTMQEQLAEMQQKYVQLSSRMGAEAGEGAEAPTSPQQQPQPPPRPPRPHPPPYNGLPTLTSEHPHASAAAMYMGHKMYLEQQHAALERMKQHQEAAVRQQQQQQQQHHQQHAQQQQHQHQQQQQQQQQQQQQQQQQQQNSPQPVGQRESQPRQDTSSTAPGTPQTPMQMSTPIQHHKEFQDRLNVFRGSAGASANQMSGADLEGLADILKTEITSSLTNLIDSIVTRFVQQRRYIGKQCEAAHAAAEQLNKDLLLASQLLEGKSPRTKVVDRGAAPQPAGGPNGSRGALNGGPPPSQPPGFPQIGPLGPHGPHSGPMENNLNQINQLPPLLRGTSIFQPPKPSSIYAMQASMQAQQQHQQQKEQQQREQQQREQYCNMRNADDRESRDAEQNEALSLVMTPKKKRHKVTDTRITPRTVSRILAHEANSPQVGCESPPPPPPPRPYHAPPPMLPVTLPTSVAIPNPSLHESQVFSPYSPFFNHHGSHPGQVPPPGPHHLPASPPGGGVELRDSPPLPHPPAMLHPALLAVAQHGSPDYGQLRMDSNDRGSDCNSGDISYDGIQPTSSTLTPMHLRKAKLMFFWVRYPSSAVLKMYFPDIRFNKNNTAQLVKWFSNFREFYYIQMEKYARQAVAEGIKNADDLHVGGDSEIYRVLNLHYNRNNHIEVWGPQVPGNFRYVVEQTLKEFFKALQGGKDSEQSWKKSIYKVISRLDDPVPEYFKSPNFLEQLE from the exons ATGATGTCATCGGAGGAGGAGACTGACTGTTTCGCCCTCTACGGAGCAACGACGGATAGcaagcaacagcagcagcttcTGAAGAAGCAGAAGCGCACCAGACAGCGCGTGGACGCCGGCGAACCGCGCAACAGCTACTCTAGTATTCCAAACTTCAGTTCACGTCCGTCCTTCTTGAGCGGCGGTCTTTACGGAGCGATATTTAGTAGCGGGCCCCAGCATATACCGAGCGGTGGAGCCCAAGGGGCACATTTACCAGCAGTAACGGGGCCCACCAGCCAACACTCCGCGCAGCACGCCGCTgcctttggattttttggaACACCGGGGTTTGGCCCCGCCAAAATGCTAAACGAACTGCTGGGCAGGCAGGTCAAGCAGGCGAGCGACGCCGGCAATTCGCCACCCGAGGGTAGCCACGTGATGACCGGTGCCGGGATGGACTCGGCGTCGAGTCTTCAGCCCGGTGCTGTTAACTGCGACGATCCAGCCACCGCCGCCGAAATAACGCAACACATGCTCCGCGACATACTGCAGGGTAGAAAGCTCGCCGCCCTTTCGATCCAACCGGAACAACCGACGAATAACAATTCGATACAcagtaacaacaacaacaacaacaacaacaacaacaccagTGCGGATATGCTCAAGTCGCAACAACaccagcaacaacagcaacaaaacAATTCCCAGCAACAGACTACGAACGGCAATAGTGACCTTAGTGCGCGTAGGTCGAGTGGTGCTCCGTTGGGTACGGTGCAAAGTGGTGGGGAAGACAGTGCTGACGGTAACATGTTAACATCTAATCACAATGAACGGGACGTGGTGATGCCCGCCGATGCCGAGGACAGTGCCGAAGACGCCGCTTCCGCGGCAAGAGCGATGGAGGAGGCATTCGCGGAGGCTGGTATGGAACCCGGTGCTAATCTCGACGGTAGCGACTGCGAGCAGAGTTTACCCCCGAGTCCATCGGCACCCAGATCGGTCTCGGTGTCGGTGAAAGAGGAGCTTCAAGAGTCGAGTGTCGTGGTCACCGGTGGAAGCGCGGGGGTTGTCCAAGTACCGAGTGTCAAACGTAGTCCAAGCCATTCACCTTGTCCAGTTGTACCGAAGACGGAAGCCAACTCCCCGTCGACCGAGATCAAGAGAGCGAGGGTTGAAAACATCGTGAGCACGATGAGGTGCAGTCCCGCGCTGCAACCGACACCGGTGAACGGTTGTAAAAAGCGTAAACTTTACCACCCCCAACAGCAGCAAGTCCATCACGTCCTACAGCATGGCGTAGTCGACGTGATGatggacgaggacgaggacagCGACGAGGACGAAGACCCCGCCATGATAAGACAAAAACGGGTTGAAAAAGATGCCCTCAAATCGCAACTTAGAACCATGCAGGAGCAGCTGGCTGAAATGCAACAGAAGTACGTTCAGCTCAGTAGCAGGATGGGTGCCGAGGCCGGAGAAGGTGCCGAGGCGCCAACGAGTCCCCAACAACAACCCCAACCACCTCCGAGACCACCGCGTCCCCACCCTCCACCGTACAACGGACTGCCAACGCTGACATCCGAACACCCGCACGCATCGGCAGCGGCGATGTACATGGGACATAAAATGTACCTTGAACAACAACACGCCGCACTCGAGAGGATGAAACAACACCAAGAAGCCGCCGTtagacaacaacaacagcaacagcaacaacatcaTCAGCAACACgcgcagcaacaacaacatcaacaccaacaacagcaacaacagcaacagcagcaacagcagcaacaacaacaacaacagcagaaTTCGCCGCAGCCGGTCGGACAGAGAGAATCACAGCCGAGACAGGATACGTCGAGTACAGCACCTGGAACACCTCAGACGCCTATGCAGATGTCAACGCCGATACAGCATCATAAAGAATTTCAGGACAGATTGAACGTCTTCAGAGGTTCGGCGGGAGCATCGGCGAACCAAATGAGCGGAGCCGATCTCGAGGGACTCGCTGACATTCTAAAGACGGAGATAACTTCGTCGTTAACAAACCTAATAGACAGTATAGTGACGAGGTTCGTTCAGCAGAGGAGATACATCGGCAAACAGTGCGAGGCTGCTCACGCAGCGGCTGAACAACTTAATAAGGACCTCCTACTGGCGAGTCAATTATTAGAGGGGAAATCACCGCGCACCAAGGTCGTAGATCGAGGAGCAGCACCCCAACCGGCCGGTGGCCCAAACGGATCGAGGGGGGCCTTAAACGGCGGACCCCCACCTTCTCAGCCACCGGGGTTTCCGCAAATCGGACCCTTGGGACCCCACGGACCGCACTCAGGACCAATGGAGAACAACCTCAACCAGATAAACCAACTCCCTCCACTCCTCAGAGgcacttcaatttttcaaccgccAAAACCTTCTTCGATATACGCTATGCAGGCGTCTATGCAGGcccaacaacaacatcaacaacagaAGGAACAACAACAAAGGGAACAACAGCAAAGGGAACAGTATTGCAACATGAGAAACGCCGACGACAGGGAAAGCAGGGACGCTGAGCAGAACGAGGCTCTTTCGCTCGTAATGACGCCGAAGAAAAAACGCCACAAG gtaACCGACACGAGGATCACACCGCGTACAGTGTCCCGAATTTTGGCCCACGAGGCGAACAGCCCTCAGGTCGGATGCGAAAGTCCGCCACCTCCGCCACCCCCGAGACCGTACCACGCACCCCCACCAATGCTACCTGTAACGCTTCCAACGAGCGTCGCGATACCAAATCCCAGTCTCCACGAGAGTCAAGTGTTCTCACCCTATTCACCATTCTTCAATCATCACGGTAGCCATCCGGGTCAGGTACCGCCACCGGGACCTCATCACTTACCCGCTAGTCCTCCCGGGGGTGGCGTTGAACTCAGGGATTCACCCCCGCTACCTCATCCACCGGCGATGCTTCACCCCGCGCTTCTTGCCGTGGCGCAACATGGAAGTCCGGATTACGGTCAACTGAGGATGGACAGTAACGACAGGGGGAGCGATTGCAATTCGGGAGACATCAGCTACGACGGAATTCAGCCTACA TCGTCGACGTTGACTCCGATGCACCTGCGTAAAGCGAAGCTGATGTTCTTCTGGGTGAGATACCCCTCATCCGCTGTCCTAAAGATGTACTTCCCAGACATCAGGTTCAACAAGAACAACACCGCCCAGCTAGTAAAGTGGTTCTCCAACTTCAG
- the LOC105690283 gene encoding homeobox protein prospero isoform X2: protein MMSSEEETDCFALYGATTDSKQQQQLLKKQKRTRQRVDAGEPRNSYSSIPNFSSRPSFLSGGLYGAIFSSGPQHIPSGGAQGAHLPAVTGPTSQHSAQHAAAFGFFGTPGFGPAKMLNELLGRQVKQASDAGNSPPEGSHVMTGAGMDSASSLQPGAVNCDDPATAAEITQHMLRDILQGRKLAALSIQPEQPTNNNSIHSNNNNNNNNNNTSADMLKSQQHQQQQQQNNSQQQTTNGNSDLSARRSSGAPLGTVQSGGEDSADGNMLTSNHNERDVVMPADAEDSAEDAASAARAMEEAFAEAGMEPGANLDGSDCEQSLPPSPSAPRSVSVSVKEELQESSVVVTGGSAGVVQVPSVKRSPSHSPCPVVPKTEANSPSTEIKRARVENIVSTMRCSPALQPTPVNGCKKRKLYHPQQQQVHHVLQHGVVDVMMDEDEDSDEDEDPAMIRQKRVEKDALKSQLRTMQEQLAEMQQKYVQLSSRMGAEAGEGAEAPTSPQQQPQPPPRPPRPHPPPYNGLPTLTSEHPHASAAAMYMGHKMYLEQQHAALERMKQHQEAAVRQQQQQQQQHHQQHAQQQQHQHQQQQQQQQQQQQQQQQQQQNSPQPVGQRESQPRQDTSSTAPGTPQTPMQMSTPIQHHKEFQDRLNVFRGSAGASANQMSGADLEGLADILKTEITSSLTNLIDSIVTRFVQQRRYIGKQCEAAHAAAEQLNKDLLLASQLLEGKSPRTKVVDRGAAPQPAGGPNGSRGALNGGPPPSQPPGFPQIGPLGPHGPHSGPMENNLNQINQLPPLLRGTSIFQPPKPSSIYAMQASMQAQQQHQQQKEQQQREQQQREQYCNMRNADDRESRDAEQNEALSLVMTPKKKRHKVTDTRITPRTVSRILAHEANSPQVGCESPPPPPPPRPYHAPPPMLPVTLPTSVAIPNPSLHESQVFSPYSPFFNHHGSHPGQVPPPGPHHLPASPPGGGVELRDSPPLPHPPAMLHPALLAVAQHGSPDYGQLRMDSNDRGSDCNSGDISYDGIQPTSSTLTPMHLRKAKLMFFWVRYPSSAVLKMYFPDIRFNKNNTAQLVKWFSNFREFYYIQMEKYARQAVAEGIKNADDLHVGGDSEIYRVLNLHYNRNNHIEVPGNFRYVVEQTLKEFFKALQGGKDSEQSWKKSIYKVISRLDDPVPEYFKSPNFLEQLE from the exons ATGATGTCATCGGAGGAGGAGACTGACTGTTTCGCCCTCTACGGAGCAACGACGGATAGcaagcaacagcagcagcttcTGAAGAAGCAGAAGCGCACCAGACAGCGCGTGGACGCCGGCGAACCGCGCAACAGCTACTCTAGTATTCCAAACTTCAGTTCACGTCCGTCCTTCTTGAGCGGCGGTCTTTACGGAGCGATATTTAGTAGCGGGCCCCAGCATATACCGAGCGGTGGAGCCCAAGGGGCACATTTACCAGCAGTAACGGGGCCCACCAGCCAACACTCCGCGCAGCACGCCGCTgcctttggattttttggaACACCGGGGTTTGGCCCCGCCAAAATGCTAAACGAACTGCTGGGCAGGCAGGTCAAGCAGGCGAGCGACGCCGGCAATTCGCCACCCGAGGGTAGCCACGTGATGACCGGTGCCGGGATGGACTCGGCGTCGAGTCTTCAGCCCGGTGCTGTTAACTGCGACGATCCAGCCACCGCCGCCGAAATAACGCAACACATGCTCCGCGACATACTGCAGGGTAGAAAGCTCGCCGCCCTTTCGATCCAACCGGAACAACCGACGAATAACAATTCGATACAcagtaacaacaacaacaacaacaacaacaacaacaccagTGCGGATATGCTCAAGTCGCAACAACaccagcaacaacagcaacaaaacAATTCCCAGCAACAGACTACGAACGGCAATAGTGACCTTAGTGCGCGTAGGTCGAGTGGTGCTCCGTTGGGTACGGTGCAAAGTGGTGGGGAAGACAGTGCTGACGGTAACATGTTAACATCTAATCACAATGAACGGGACGTGGTGATGCCCGCCGATGCCGAGGACAGTGCCGAAGACGCCGCTTCCGCGGCAAGAGCGATGGAGGAGGCATTCGCGGAGGCTGGTATGGAACCCGGTGCTAATCTCGACGGTAGCGACTGCGAGCAGAGTTTACCCCCGAGTCCATCGGCACCCAGATCGGTCTCGGTGTCGGTGAAAGAGGAGCTTCAAGAGTCGAGTGTCGTGGTCACCGGTGGAAGCGCGGGGGTTGTCCAAGTACCGAGTGTCAAACGTAGTCCAAGCCATTCACCTTGTCCAGTTGTACCGAAGACGGAAGCCAACTCCCCGTCGACCGAGATCAAGAGAGCGAGGGTTGAAAACATCGTGAGCACGATGAGGTGCAGTCCCGCGCTGCAACCGACACCGGTGAACGGTTGTAAAAAGCGTAAACTTTACCACCCCCAACAGCAGCAAGTCCATCACGTCCTACAGCATGGCGTAGTCGACGTGATGatggacgaggacgaggacagCGACGAGGACGAAGACCCCGCCATGATAAGACAAAAACGGGTTGAAAAAGATGCCCTCAAATCGCAACTTAGAACCATGCAGGAGCAGCTGGCTGAAATGCAACAGAAGTACGTTCAGCTCAGTAGCAGGATGGGTGCCGAGGCCGGAGAAGGTGCCGAGGCGCCAACGAGTCCCCAACAACAACCCCAACCACCTCCGAGACCACCGCGTCCCCACCCTCCACCGTACAACGGACTGCCAACGCTGACATCCGAACACCCGCACGCATCGGCAGCGGCGATGTACATGGGACATAAAATGTACCTTGAACAACAACACGCCGCACTCGAGAGGATGAAACAACACCAAGAAGCCGCCGTtagacaacaacaacagcaacagcaacaacatcaTCAGCAACACgcgcagcaacaacaacatcaacaccaacaacagcaacaacagcaacagcagcaacagcagcaacaacaacaacaacagcagaaTTCGCCGCAGCCGGTCGGACAGAGAGAATCACAGCCGAGACAGGATACGTCGAGTACAGCACCTGGAACACCTCAGACGCCTATGCAGATGTCAACGCCGATACAGCATCATAAAGAATTTCAGGACAGATTGAACGTCTTCAGAGGTTCGGCGGGAGCATCGGCGAACCAAATGAGCGGAGCCGATCTCGAGGGACTCGCTGACATTCTAAAGACGGAGATAACTTCGTCGTTAACAAACCTAATAGACAGTATAGTGACGAGGTTCGTTCAGCAGAGGAGATACATCGGCAAACAGTGCGAGGCTGCTCACGCAGCGGCTGAACAACTTAATAAGGACCTCCTACTGGCGAGTCAATTATTAGAGGGGAAATCACCGCGCACCAAGGTCGTAGATCGAGGAGCAGCACCCCAACCGGCCGGTGGCCCAAACGGATCGAGGGGGGCCTTAAACGGCGGACCCCCACCTTCTCAGCCACCGGGGTTTCCGCAAATCGGACCCTTGGGACCCCACGGACCGCACTCAGGACCAATGGAGAACAACCTCAACCAGATAAACCAACTCCCTCCACTCCTCAGAGgcacttcaatttttcaaccgccAAAACCTTCTTCGATATACGCTATGCAGGCGTCTATGCAGGcccaacaacaacatcaacaacagaAGGAACAACAACAAAGGGAACAACAGCAAAGGGAACAGTATTGCAACATGAGAAACGCCGACGACAGGGAAAGCAGGGACGCTGAGCAGAACGAGGCTCTTTCGCTCGTAATGACGCCGAAGAAAAAACGCCACAAG gtaACCGACACGAGGATCACACCGCGTACAGTGTCCCGAATTTTGGCCCACGAGGCGAACAGCCCTCAGGTCGGATGCGAAAGTCCGCCACCTCCGCCACCCCCGAGACCGTACCACGCACCCCCACCAATGCTACCTGTAACGCTTCCAACGAGCGTCGCGATACCAAATCCCAGTCTCCACGAGAGTCAAGTGTTCTCACCCTATTCACCATTCTTCAATCATCACGGTAGCCATCCGGGTCAGGTACCGCCACCGGGACCTCATCACTTACCCGCTAGTCCTCCCGGGGGTGGCGTTGAACTCAGGGATTCACCCCCGCTACCTCATCCACCGGCGATGCTTCACCCCGCGCTTCTTGCCGTGGCGCAACATGGAAGTCCGGATTACGGTCAACTGAGGATGGACAGTAACGACAGGGGGAGCGATTGCAATTCGGGAGACATCAGCTACGACGGAATTCAGCCTACA TCGTCGACGTTGACTCCGATGCACCTGCGTAAAGCGAAGCTGATGTTCTTCTGGGTGAGATACCCCTCATCCGCTGTCCTAAAGATGTACTTCCCAGACATCAGGTTCAACAAGAACAACACCGCCCAGCTAGTAAAGTGGTTCTCCAACTTCAG